A DNA window from Polyangium spumosum contains the following coding sequences:
- a CDS encoding tetratricopeptide repeat protein, whose amino-acid sequence MDLAQRLKHLESVRDWQGLAEELEKGLASEADATAKAGYHLRLGRLLEEKFLQGVKALKHLQDAFKLNSTLTEALRLARLVYWDLGKINMVQRLLELELKGIEDGPEATPLLVELGDVYCDIGDNEKAVSTYARALGASGGTSEEARAGLADAQVELEGWEAHVASLLQGAADPSLDGAARARLYLRAARLARRFAPAEVDDLLAKAYEANALDKQVSALYEGILVEEERSQALVDVQRRVLDASSGRARAEAALRFGTRWATRHQNAELGAKLLEEALAHDPESEGAFAYLRDLWGAKEGDWERVAVLAETIASDGGNGSPFMLAQAGGIIWQKLGNVMRARPWFEKLSQVAPQHPTLLAFETQIGERLGAAVSAPVASVPVASEPAVSAAPESAAAPEVEMEVSTEVVEEEDSVDWAKIEELKAKAQKQEQAKRFNEYVKTLVELAEAVPDASDKIAYYQQAAELYTGKFSNAAEAVKCFEAILAIDGENAQAIEYLQQSYEKRRDWEKLIGLNRRKAQMMPPGPARAEKFLEIAKLATERVKKPEVCVELWDEVLADDPENVEALNALAGLHERSKDWDKLAGVLQKQVEITADFKAKEALLGKLGALYGDRLSNDDAAIESWEQLLTLNPNERKAQEALKKLYLKVARWEDLQRFYEEQGKWDEFIRVLESQEAKETEDKNKISLLMKTAQLWLDQKGKPDRAMKAYEKVWTIDAGYLPAAEALIPLYTQANNAKGLAVAIEVKLANDQDADTKLALYREVAGLYEAKLKEPQKAFERFLSAFELAPGDEQCIDDVERVARTTGSWDSLIGSYGKTIARADEEADRDLGIALRLRLGRVLVDEVQRVDDALAQFRAVYDTDSENASAISALERLYRDTGRFTELLEIYKRKLELAQDTEETKSIRYAIAQLYVNEIKDPASAITTYNEVLQDDPADAPALEALDTLYREGEQWENYVDVLRRRIELNLGDAVTVDLKYRLGSTLEKLGDAHGALENYREILVLDPANDGARVALEKLLENEELRAEAAGILQEIYETRGDWEKLIQSLEILAAAEADVGTRVNLLRKVARTAAEHLTDLARAFEAQSRALKDDPSNGETRGELEQLAAQAGSWDKLFAVFSEIAGGLSDERLAREYWMRLAGISEKLGKIEDAANGYKRVLEIDPADGEALAAMDALYRRTERWQDLIEVFRRRIALAPEFTDREALFAQMAEVYEEKLSLPGDAIAAYQEVLREDPTSHVALTALDGLFSRQSMWEDLADNLEQQLRYATEDEHQIRLMLRLAALRESKMNLLETAIEGYRQVLEREPSNEEALGALERLGKLPEHEVAIAEILEPLYRASGDYMKLIGVHEVQVRRSDDVSRKVELLHQIATLYEDAGGDLNSAFDTYARALGHDPALVETQQGLDRLARATGRFPDFALVLVNLAEQQQEPELSSQLFTMSARVYESDIGDIESAIKHYRKVLEIDAHNLGAAEALENLFRAADRYEELSAILQQKADILDELGEKKGALFQAASIEEDILQRHDASIAVYGKILELDPEDLGAIDQLIKLYLGLSRWADLLAVYTKKVDLVGDPEEKKSIYYQMGAVYESELKDVTASIDTYQRVLELDPDDQQALGRLDVLYQQAQNWHELLGVLEHLSRISADPAEQISYNYRIAELYEKHLGDMQRAIELYRDLLQVMPDHEPTLIALEGIKSSGAAAALEAALVLEPIYDTAQQWEQLISVLEVQVAKADDAYAKVELLHRVARLHEEMLGNHQAAFDTYARAVTFDIANQDSLGNIERLAMYVSRWKDVAALYDQELGKLGEQPDQFVELGLRLAGIFETQLEDVDSAVARYRRVLEVDAENWTAVSSLDRLFTMTERWTDLVPVLAREAESSPNPEDSLEFKYRLGQVHQLRLNDLTAAIGVYREILNAAPDHQATLEALEGLFSAGVKQLEIGEILEPLYQSSGDWEKLVGVLEAQLGHLTEPADRLTMYYRMAEIHEERLVALDGALEVYVRVLKEYPTDEKTLEEVERLGASTDNGWSTLGDAYADVLGLHADKAVQTNIGTRLARVFEEELRDIEKAEQTYRYVLGVDPLDPKALAELDRIYSGLEQYAELAGILEQRVKVPMEAYELIELYGRLGQVYEEQLGQVDDAIRAFRKLFDELDTKNEAAIYALERLYGGKGAWTELMGVYERELEITADEGEVRAKMARLLMPEHLNNIAAAIEMWKQVLEIKGEDTEALFALANLHEREQRWAELCEVLERQFDVEPTDEARVAVLLRRAKLYNDQLSRDDLALDDYNRALDIEYANVEALYAIAEIWRKRGDDNELVSILHQTVDRAGSVLPAENVVALYRELGIIYQTRLVQPYDAIDAWRKLLAVDPRDFEAMAALENLLRAEERWVEVIDVKMGRAAAYEDGAEKIREYLEVADIWEHQVQDKDKGTTAYERVLEIEPTHDRAYLTLEELHSAAHRAEPLIELYLARLDTREDTDEKTDILRKVARVFETELEDRMQAFDALLTAFELDFDNMDTVRYLERMAQATNRWPELVQTVNGWLQALNPERDPLRTIRLCLHLAKWYAEDLGHPEYSQPYYGKVLQIDPNNVDVLRQMANFHKKGGQWQQQGQMLTRALEIAVKDTDRKEILTELGEVLERNAGDVEQGLSFYKRALDVDAYHLPALEALDRIYTERGLLTELVDVLTRKGKAQTEPSQIATTKLRCAGLYEKDLGQIEKAGQVYREVLEVDAANLLAMRGLERVYNQTHQWPDLVSVLEMQLDVVTTERERIDVLLKIAKIQEEQFLKPDLAAARLEQVVDIDPHHEVALDSLQRCYRRLRQWHDLINSYDRHINATIDRQKKIELWSATAKVYAEEVQDFDRAIDAWLNITDLDDKHIPALEALAKLYEKQDDTSRAIDYMTRVADLTADGKQRVEMYYRIGKQLDEKMGDRFAARDRFEMALDLDPTHLPTLAALRVIAIDAADWDTAARYLDQEQMNTEAPRQRAKLLVELGKLREQIGEHDLAVQAYELALQSDADNEDAAMPLLTEYVGTEKWAKAEPLGEMLVRKSGKREKAEQHNLQNTFGKVLVAIGKNEQALKAYQAAYAIDMTNRETIEGLADVCFRLGDWAGALTNYQKVLGTTDEAETEARANVYYKLGLIKQNQGQAKQAINNFEKALGVEPAHRPTLDALVAVYDGLKDWKQVAHYKRQILDNIIDGAERFKLLGEIADTWERDQTPAKAVEALEEALDLEPQNHVLLHRMLTLYQKVGQWEQMVDTLQRIADLETQPGRKSRYFFTMAQIYRDKLEDLGRAVDLFNDALDLDPAFLDAFERINKILTSQRDWKQLERAYRKMLHRVAGKGNIDLEFTLWHALGLIYRDRLEDTNAAVETFKIASRLKPEDTQEHQILAQLYTGVGNTEDAITEYQALVKIDATNADSYHELYRLYVEQKSYDPAWCTAAALAFIRKADEDEQRFFEDYRPQGMLQVKNRLDNEQWLRNLFHEEENLYIGKIFEMIASAALKAKIATLEAKKEKPVLDPRFRQDPATSTVTFARTFGWASQVLGIPCPALYVRSDVPGALVAVPAEPPSSVAGQTVLTGFSPQELTFIIGKHLAMYRGEHYIKTLFPTVTELTVLLFAAIKLVQPDAPSPPDIDKQVLATAQTIRQFMQPMQIEGLRMVVKKFVADGAKANLKRWSQCVDITANRAGYLLCGDLEIAKKIIAAEPQQPGDLPPQEKLKELLLFSVSDQYFALRQQLGIAIGGE is encoded by the coding sequence ATGGATCTTGCGCAGCGTCTGAAGCATCTCGAGTCGGTTCGTGATTGGCAGGGGCTCGCTGAAGAGCTCGAGAAGGGGCTCGCCAGCGAGGCGGATGCCACGGCGAAGGCCGGCTACCACCTGCGTCTGGGGCGGCTCCTCGAGGAGAAATTCCTCCAGGGCGTCAAGGCGCTCAAGCATCTGCAGGACGCCTTCAAGCTGAATTCGACGCTCACCGAGGCGCTTCGCCTCGCGCGGCTCGTGTACTGGGACCTTGGCAAGATCAACATGGTCCAGAGGCTCCTCGAGCTCGAGCTGAAGGGGATCGAGGACGGCCCCGAGGCGACCCCGCTGCTCGTGGAGCTCGGGGACGTGTACTGCGACATCGGCGACAACGAGAAGGCCGTGTCGACGTACGCGCGTGCGCTCGGCGCGTCCGGGGGCACGAGCGAGGAGGCGCGCGCAGGTCTCGCCGACGCGCAGGTCGAGCTGGAAGGCTGGGAGGCGCACGTCGCTTCGCTCCTCCAGGGCGCGGCCGATCCGTCGCTCGACGGTGCTGCGCGCGCGCGCCTGTATCTGCGCGCGGCTCGGCTCGCGCGTCGCTTCGCGCCGGCGGAGGTCGACGATCTCCTCGCGAAGGCGTACGAGGCGAACGCGCTCGATAAGCAGGTGTCGGCGCTCTACGAGGGGATCCTCGTGGAAGAGGAGCGGTCGCAGGCGCTCGTCGACGTGCAGCGTCGCGTGCTCGATGCGTCGAGCGGTCGTGCGCGCGCCGAGGCTGCGCTTCGGTTCGGCACGCGCTGGGCGACGCGGCATCAGAACGCGGAGCTCGGCGCCAAGCTGCTCGAGGAGGCGCTCGCGCACGACCCCGAGTCCGAGGGGGCCTTCGCCTATCTGCGAGACCTTTGGGGCGCCAAGGAAGGCGACTGGGAGCGCGTCGCGGTGCTCGCCGAGACGATCGCCTCGGACGGCGGCAACGGCTCGCCGTTCATGCTCGCCCAGGCGGGCGGGATCATCTGGCAGAAGCTCGGCAACGTGATGCGCGCGCGGCCCTGGTTCGAGAAGCTCTCGCAGGTCGCGCCGCAGCACCCCACGCTGCTCGCGTTCGAGACGCAGATCGGCGAGCGCCTCGGCGCCGCGGTTTCGGCGCCCGTGGCCTCGGTGCCCGTGGCTTCGGAGCCGGCCGTGTCGGCTGCGCCGGAGTCTGCGGCCGCGCCCGAGGTCGAGATGGAAGTGTCGACGGAGGTGGTCGAGGAAGAGGACTCCGTGGACTGGGCCAAGATCGAAGAGCTCAAGGCGAAGGCCCAGAAGCAGGAGCAGGCCAAGCGCTTCAACGAGTACGTCAAGACGCTCGTCGAGCTCGCGGAGGCGGTGCCCGACGCGTCGGACAAGATCGCGTACTACCAGCAGGCCGCGGAGCTCTACACGGGCAAGTTCTCGAACGCGGCCGAGGCCGTGAAGTGCTTCGAGGCGATCCTCGCGATCGACGGCGAGAACGCGCAGGCGATCGAGTACCTGCAGCAGAGCTACGAGAAGCGGCGCGACTGGGAGAAGCTCATCGGGCTGAACCGGCGCAAGGCGCAGATGATGCCGCCGGGGCCGGCGCGCGCGGAGAAGTTCCTCGAGATCGCGAAGCTCGCCACCGAGCGCGTCAAGAAGCCCGAGGTCTGCGTCGAGCTCTGGGACGAGGTCCTCGCCGACGATCCGGAGAACGTCGAGGCGCTGAACGCGCTCGCGGGCCTCCACGAGCGCTCGAAGGACTGGGACAAACTCGCTGGAGTGCTGCAGAAGCAGGTCGAGATCACGGCCGACTTCAAGGCGAAGGAGGCGCTGCTCGGCAAACTCGGCGCCCTCTACGGCGATCGCCTGAGCAACGACGACGCTGCGATCGAGTCGTGGGAGCAGTTGCTCACGCTGAACCCGAACGAGCGCAAGGCCCAGGAGGCGCTGAAGAAGCTCTACCTCAAGGTCGCGCGCTGGGAGGACCTGCAGCGGTTCTACGAAGAGCAGGGCAAGTGGGACGAGTTCATCCGCGTTCTCGAGTCGCAGGAGGCGAAGGAGACCGAGGACAAGAACAAGATCAGCTTGCTCATGAAGACGGCCCAGCTCTGGCTGGATCAGAAGGGCAAGCCCGATCGGGCGATGAAGGCCTACGAGAAGGTCTGGACGATCGACGCCGGGTATCTGCCGGCGGCCGAGGCCCTGATCCCGCTCTACACGCAGGCCAACAACGCGAAGGGGCTCGCGGTCGCGATCGAGGTCAAGCTCGCGAACGATCAGGACGCGGACACGAAGCTCGCGCTCTACCGCGAGGTCGCGGGGTTGTACGAGGCCAAGCTCAAGGAGCCGCAGAAGGCGTTCGAGCGCTTCCTCTCCGCGTTCGAGCTCGCCCCGGGCGACGAGCAGTGCATCGATGACGTGGAGCGCGTCGCTCGCACGACGGGTAGCTGGGACAGCCTCATCGGGTCCTACGGCAAGACGATCGCGCGCGCGGACGAGGAGGCGGATCGGGATCTCGGGATCGCGCTGCGACTCCGGCTCGGCCGCGTCCTCGTCGACGAGGTCCAGCGCGTGGACGACGCGCTCGCCCAGTTCCGGGCCGTGTACGACACGGACAGCGAGAACGCGTCGGCGATCTCGGCGCTCGAGCGTCTCTACCGCGACACGGGTCGGTTCACCGAGCTGCTCGAGATCTACAAGCGCAAGCTGGAGCTCGCGCAGGACACCGAGGAGACGAAGAGCATCCGCTACGCGATCGCGCAGCTCTACGTCAACGAGATCAAGGACCCGGCGAGCGCGATCACGACGTACAACGAGGTCCTCCAGGACGATCCGGCCGACGCGCCGGCGCTCGAGGCGCTCGACACGCTCTACCGCGAGGGCGAGCAGTGGGAGAACTACGTCGACGTCCTGCGCCGCCGCATCGAGCTGAACCTCGGTGACGCGGTGACGGTCGATCTCAAGTACCGGCTCGGCTCGACGCTCGAGAAGCTCGGAGACGCGCACGGCGCGCTCGAGAACTACCGGGAGATCCTGGTCCTCGATCCGGCGAACGACGGCGCGCGTGTCGCGCTCGAGAAGCTGCTCGAGAACGAGGAGCTGCGCGCCGAGGCGGCCGGGATCCTGCAGGAGATCTACGAGACGCGCGGCGACTGGGAGAAGCTCATCCAGTCCCTCGAGATCCTGGCGGCTGCGGAGGCGGACGTCGGCACGCGCGTGAACCTGCTGCGCAAGGTCGCCCGTACGGCGGCCGAGCACCTGACGGATCTCGCGCGGGCGTTCGAGGCGCAGAGCCGCGCGCTCAAGGACGATCCGTCGAACGGCGAGACGCGCGGGGAGCTCGAGCAGCTCGCGGCGCAGGCGGGCTCGTGGGACAAACTCTTCGCGGTCTTCAGCGAGATCGCGGGGGGCCTCAGCGACGAGCGACTCGCGCGCGAGTACTGGATGCGGCTCGCGGGCATCTCGGAGAAGCTCGGCAAGATCGAGGACGCGGCGAACGGCTACAAGCGCGTGCTCGAGATCGATCCGGCGGACGGCGAGGCGCTGGCCGCGATGGATGCGCTCTATCGTCGCACGGAGCGGTGGCAGGACCTCATCGAGGTCTTCCGTCGTCGGATCGCGCTCGCGCCGGAGTTCACGGATCGCGAGGCGCTCTTCGCGCAGATGGCCGAGGTCTACGAGGAGAAGCTCTCGCTGCCCGGCGACGCGATCGCGGCCTACCAGGAGGTGCTGCGCGAGGATCCGACGAGCCACGTGGCGCTCACGGCCCTCGACGGTCTCTTCTCGCGGCAGAGCATGTGGGAGGACCTCGCGGACAACCTGGAGCAGCAGCTCCGGTACGCCACCGAGGACGAGCACCAGATCCGGCTCATGCTCCGCCTCGCGGCGTTGCGCGAGTCGAAGATGAACCTGCTCGAGACCGCGATCGAGGGCTACCGCCAGGTCCTCGAGCGCGAGCCTTCGAACGAGGAGGCGCTCGGCGCGCTCGAGCGGCTGGGCAAGCTGCCGGAGCACGAGGTGGCGATCGCCGAGATCCTGGAGCCGCTCTACAGGGCGTCGGGCGACTACATGAAGCTCATCGGCGTGCACGAGGTGCAGGTCCGACGGAGCGACGACGTGAGCCGCAAGGTGGAGCTGCTCCATCAGATCGCGACGCTCTACGAGGACGCGGGCGGTGATCTGAACTCGGCCTTCGACACGTACGCGCGCGCGCTCGGGCACGATCCGGCGCTCGTCGAGACGCAGCAGGGCCTGGATCGGCTGGCGCGCGCGACGGGAAGGTTCCCCGACTTCGCGCTCGTGCTGGTGAACCTCGCGGAGCAGCAGCAGGAGCCGGAGCTCTCGAGCCAGCTCTTCACGATGAGCGCGCGTGTCTACGAGTCGGACATCGGCGACATCGAGAGCGCGATCAAGCACTACCGCAAGGTGCTCGAGATCGACGCGCACAACCTCGGCGCGGCCGAGGCGCTGGAGAACCTCTTCCGGGCTGCGGATCGGTACGAGGAGCTCTCGGCGATCCTGCAGCAGAAGGCCGACATCCTCGACGAGCTCGGGGAGAAGAAGGGCGCGCTCTTCCAGGCGGCGTCGATCGAGGAGGACATCCTCCAGCGGCACGACGCGTCGATCGCGGTGTACGGCAAGATCCTGGAGCTCGATCCGGAGGATCTCGGCGCGATCGATCAGCTCATCAAGCTCTACCTCGGTTTGTCGCGGTGGGCCGACCTTCTCGCGGTCTACACGAAGAAGGTCGATCTCGTCGGTGATCCCGAGGAGAAGAAGAGCATCTACTACCAGATGGGCGCGGTCTACGAGAGCGAGCTCAAGGACGTGACGGCGTCGATCGACACGTACCAGCGCGTCCTCGAGCTCGATCCGGACGATCAGCAGGCGCTCGGTCGGCTCGACGTGCTCTATCAGCAGGCGCAGAACTGGCACGAGCTGCTCGGCGTGCTCGAGCACCTGTCCCGCATCTCGGCCGATCCGGCGGAGCAGATCTCGTACAACTACCGGATCGCCGAGCTTTACGAGAAGCACCTCGGCGACATGCAGCGTGCGATCGAGCTCTATCGGGATCTGCTGCAGGTGATGCCCGATCACGAGCCCACGCTGATCGCCCTCGAGGGCATCAAGAGCAGCGGCGCGGCGGCGGCGCTCGAGGCGGCCCTCGTGCTCGAGCCGATCTACGACACGGCCCAGCAGTGGGAGCAGCTGATCAGCGTCCTCGAGGTCCAGGTCGCGAAGGCGGACGATGCGTACGCCAAGGTGGAGCTGCTCCACCGCGTCGCGCGCCTGCACGAGGAGATGCTCGGCAACCACCAGGCGGCCTTCGACACGTACGCGCGGGCGGTGACGTTCGACATCGCCAACCAGGACTCGCTCGGCAACATCGAGCGGCTCGCGATGTACGTGTCGCGCTGGAAGGACGTCGCGGCGCTCTATGATCAGGAGCTCGGCAAGCTCGGTGAGCAGCCGGATCAGTTCGTGGAGCTTGGGCTGCGGCTCGCGGGGATCTTCGAGACGCAGCTCGAGGACGTGGACAGCGCCGTCGCGCGCTACCGGCGCGTGCTCGAGGTCGACGCGGAGAACTGGACGGCGGTCTCCTCGCTCGACCGGCTCTTCACGATGACCGAGCGCTGGACCGACCTCGTGCCCGTGCTCGCGCGCGAGGCCGAGTCCTCGCCGAACCCGGAGGACTCGCTCGAGTTCAAGTACCGGCTCGGCCAGGTGCACCAGCTCCGCCTGAACGATCTGACGGCGGCGATCGGCGTCTACCGCGAGATCCTCAACGCGGCGCCGGATCATCAGGCGACGCTGGAGGCCCTCGAGGGGCTCTTCTCGGCGGGCGTGAAGCAGCTCGAGATCGGCGAGATCCTCGAGCCGCTTTATCAGTCGTCCGGCGACTGGGAGAAGCTCGTGGGCGTCCTGGAGGCGCAGCTCGGGCACCTCACGGAGCCCGCGGATCGGCTCACCATGTACTACCGCATGGCCGAGATCCACGAGGAGCGGCTCGTCGCGCTCGACGGCGCGCTCGAGGTGTACGTTCGCGTGCTCAAGGAGTACCCGACGGACGAGAAGACGCTCGAGGAGGTCGAGCGGCTCGGCGCGTCGACGGACAACGGCTGGAGCACGCTCGGCGACGCATACGCGGACGTGCTCGGCCTGCACGCGGACAAGGCGGTGCAGACGAACATCGGCACGCGGCTCGCGCGCGTGTTCGAGGAGGAGCTGCGCGACATCGAGAAGGCGGAGCAGACCTACCGCTACGTGCTCGGTGTGGACCCGCTCGATCCGAAGGCGCTCGCCGAGCTCGATCGGATCTACTCGGGGCTCGAGCAGTACGCGGAGCTCGCGGGGATCCTCGAGCAGCGGGTCAAGGTGCCGATGGAGGCCTACGAGCTCATCGAGCTCTACGGCCGCCTGGGCCAGGTGTACGAGGAGCAGCTCGGGCAGGTGGACGACGCGATTCGCGCGTTCCGCAAGCTCTTCGACGAGCTCGACACGAAGAACGAGGCGGCCATCTACGCGCTCGAGCGCCTCTACGGCGGCAAGGGGGCGTGGACGGAGTTGATGGGCGTCTACGAGCGTGAGCTCGAGATCACGGCGGACGAGGGCGAGGTGCGCGCGAAGATGGCGCGGCTGCTCATGCCGGAGCACCTCAACAACATCGCGGCCGCGATCGAGATGTGGAAGCAGGTCCTCGAGATCAAGGGCGAGGACACGGAGGCGCTCTTCGCGCTCGCGAATCTGCACGAGCGCGAGCAGCGGTGGGCGGAGCTCTGCGAGGTGCTCGAGCGGCAGTTCGACGTCGAGCCGACCGACGAGGCTCGCGTGGCCGTCCTTCTGCGTCGCGCCAAGCTCTACAACGATCAGCTCAGCCGCGATGATCTCGCGCTCGACGATTACAACCGCGCGCTCGACATCGAGTACGCGAACGTCGAGGCGCTCTACGCGATCGCCGAGATCTGGCGCAAGCGCGGGGACGACAACGAGCTCGTGAGCATCCTCCACCAGACGGTGGATCGTGCGGGTTCGGTGCTGCCGGCCGAGAACGTGGTGGCCCTCTACCGCGAGCTCGGGATCATCTACCAGACGCGCCTCGTCCAGCCGTACGACGCGATCGACGCGTGGCGGAAGCTGCTCGCGGTCGACCCGCGTGACTTCGAGGCGATGGCGGCGCTCGAGAACCTCCTCCGCGCGGAAGAGCGCTGGGTGGAGGTGATCGACGTCAAGATGGGCCGCGCGGCGGCGTACGAGGACGGCGCGGAGAAGATCCGCGAGTACCTCGAGGTCGCCGACATCTGGGAGCACCAGGTCCAGGACAAGGACAAGGGCACGACGGCGTACGAGCGTGTCCTCGAGATCGAGCCGACGCACGATCGCGCCTACCTCACGCTCGAGGAGCTCCACAGCGCGGCGCACCGCGCCGAGCCGCTCATCGAGCTGTACCTGGCGCGCCTCGACACGCGCGAGGACACCGACGAGAAGACGGACATCCTCCGCAAGGTCGCGCGCGTGTTCGAGACGGAGCTCGAGGACCGGATGCAGGCGTTCGACGCCTTGCTCACGGCGTTCGAGCTCGACTTCGACAACATGGACACGGTCCGTTACCTCGAGCGCATGGCGCAGGCGACGAACCGCTGGCCGGAGCTCGTGCAGACGGTCAACGGGTGGCTGCAGGCGCTGAACCCGGAGAGGGATCCGCTGCGCACGATCCGGCTCTGCCTGCACCTCGCCAAGTGGTACGCGGAGGACCTCGGCCACCCCGAGTACTCGCAGCCGTACTACGGCAAGGTGCTGCAGATCGATCCAAACAACGTCGACGTGCTGCGCCAGATGGCGAACTTCCACAAGAAGGGCGGCCAGTGGCAGCAGCAGGGCCAGATGCTCACGCGGGCGCTGGAGATCGCCGTCAAGGACACCGATCGCAAGGAGATCCTGACGGAGCTCGGCGAGGTGCTCGAGAGGAACGCGGGCGACGTGGAGCAGGGGCTCTCGTTCTACAAGCGCGCGCTCGACGTGGACGCGTACCACCTGCCGGCGCTCGAGGCGCTCGACCGCATCTACACGGAGCGCGGCCTGCTCACCGAGCTCGTCGACGTCCTGACCCGCAAGGGCAAGGCGCAGACGGAGCCGTCGCAGATCGCGACCACGAAGCTGCGTTGCGCAGGGCTGTACGAGAAGGACCTCGGCCAGATCGAGAAGGCGGGTCAGGTCTACCGCGAGGTGCTCGAGGTGGACGCGGCCAACCTGCTCGCGATGCGAGGCCTCGAGCGCGTCTACAACCAGACGCACCAGTGGCCGGACCTCGTGAGCGTGCTGGAGATGCAGCTCGACGTGGTCACGACCGAGCGCGAGCGCATCGACGTGCTGCTCAAGATCGCGAAGATCCAGGAGGAGCAGTTCCTCAAGCCGGATCTCGCGGCCGCGAGGCTCGAGCAGGTCGTGGACATCGATCCGCACCACGAGGTGGCGCTCGATTCGCTCCAGCGCTGCTACCGCCGGCTGCGGCAGTGGCACGATCTCATCAACAGCTACGATCGCCACATCAACGCGACGATCGATCGGCAGAAGAAGATCGAGCTCTGGTCGGCGACGGCGAAGGTGTACGCCGAGGAGGTCCAGGATTTCGACCGCGCGATCGACGCGTGGCTGAACATCACGGACCTCGACGACAAGCACATCCCGGCGCTCGAGGCGCTCGCGAAGCTCTACGAGAAGCAGGACGATACGTCGCGCGCCATCGATTACATGACGCGCGTCGCCGACCTGACCGCGGACGGCAAGCAGCGCGTCGAGATGTATTACCGGATCGGTAAGCAGCTCGACGAGAAGATGGGCGATCGGTTTGCGGCGCGCGACCGGTTCGAGATGGCGCTCGATCTCGATCCGACGCACCTGCCGACCCTCGCCGCGCTGCGTGTCATCGCGATCGACGCAGCGGATTGGGATACCGCCGCCCGGTACCTCGATCAGGAGCAGATGAACACCGAGGCGCCGCGCCAGCGCGCCAAGCTCCTCGTGGAGCTCGGCAAGCTGCGCGAGCAGATCGGTGAACACGACCTCGCGGTGCAGGCGTACGAGCTGGCGCTCCAGAGCGACGCCGACAACGAGGACGCGGCGATGCCGCTGCTCACGGAGTACGTGGGCACCGAGAAGTGGGCGAAGGCGGAGCCGCTCGGCGAGATGCTCGTGCGCAAGTCGGGCAAGCGCGAGAAGGCCGAGCAGCACAACCTGCAGAACACGTTCGGCAAGGTGCTCGTCGCGATCGGGAAGAACGAGCAGGCGCTCAAGGCGTACCAGGCTGCCTACGCGATCGACATGACGAACCGCGAGACCATCGAGGGCCTCGCCGACGTCTGCTTCCGCTTGGGTGACTGGGCCGGCGCGCTGACGAACTACCAGAAGGTCCTGGGGACGACGGACGAGGCCGAGACCGAGGCGCGGGCGAACGTCTACTACAAGCTCGGCCTCATCAAGCAGAACCAGGGCCAGGCGAAGCAGGCGATCAACAACTTCGAGAAGGCGCTCGGCGTGGAGCCGGCCCACCGGCCGACGCTCGACGCGCTCGTCGCGGTCTACGACGGGCTCAAGGACTGGAAGCAGGTCGCGCACTACAAGCGCCAGATCCTCGACAACATCATCGACGGCGCCGAGCGCTTCAAGCTGCTCGGCGAGATCGCCGATACGTGGGAGAGGGATCAGACCCCGGCGAAGGCCGTGGAGGCGCTCGAGGAGGCGCTCGATCTGGAGCCGCAGAACCACGTTCTGCTGCACCGGATGCTCACGCTGTACCAGAAGGTTGGTCAGTGGGAGCAGATGGTGGACACGCTCCAGCGCATCGCGGACCTCGAGACGCAGCCGGGTCGCAAGTCGCGTTACTTCTTCACGATGGCGCAGATCTACCGCGACAAACTCGAGGATCTCGGGCGCGCGGTGGACCTGTTCAACGACGCGCTGGATCTCGATCCCGCGTTCCTCGACGCGTTCGAGCGCATCAACAAGATCCTCACGTCGCAGAGGGACTGGAAGCAGCTCGAGCGGGCCTACCGGAAGATGCTGCACCGCGTGGCAGGCAAGGGGAACATCGACCTCGAGTTCACCTTGTGGCACGCGCTCGGCCTCATCTACCGCGACCGACTCGAGGACACGAACGCGGCGGTCGAGACGTTCAAGATCGCGTCGCGGCTCAAGCCCGAGGACACGCAGGAGCACCAGATCCTGGCGCAGCTCTACACGGGCGTCGGCAACACGGAGGACGCGATCACCGAGTACCAGGCGCTCGTGAAGATCGACGCGACGAACGCCGACTCCTACCACGAGCTCTATCGGCTCTACGTGGAGCAGAAGTCGTACGATCCGGCGTGGTGCACGGCGGCGGCGCTCGCGTTCATCCGCAAGGCCGACGAGGACGAGCAGCGCTTCTTCGAGGACTACCGTCCGCAGGGGATGCTGCAGGTCAAGAACCGGCTCGACAACGAGCAGTGGCTCCGGAACCTCTTCCACGAGGAGGAGAACCTCTACATCGGCAAGATCTTCGAGATGATCGCCTCTGCGGCGCTCAAGGCGAAGATCGCGACGCTGGAGGCGAAGAAGGAGAAGCCGGTCCTCGATCCGCGGTTCCGTCAGGATCCGGCCACGTCGACCGTCACGTTCGCCCGCACGTTCGGGTGGGCTTCGCAGGTGCTCGGCATCCCGTGCCCGGCGCTCTACGTGCGCAGTGACGTGCCGGGTGCTCTCGTGGCCGTGCCGGCCGAGCCGCCCTCGTCGGTTGCGGGTCAAACGGTCTTGACTGGGTTCTCGCCGCAGGAGCTGACGTTCATCATCGGCAAGCACCTCGCGATGTATCGCGGCGAGCACTACATCAAGACGCTGTTCCCGACGGTCACCGAGCTGACGGTGCTCCTCTTCGCGGCGATCAAGCTCGTCCAGCCGGACGCGCCTTCGCCGCCGGACATCGACAAGCAGGTGCTGGCGACGGCGCAGACGATTCGCCAGTTCATGCAGCCGATGCAGATCGAGGGTCTGCGGATGGTCGTGAAGAAGTTCGTGGCGGACGGGGCGAAGGCGAACCTGAAGCGGTGGTCGCAGTGTGTGGACATCACGGCCAACCGCGCTGGGTACCTGCTCTGCGGCGACCTCGAGATCGCGAAGAAGATCATCGCGGCCGAGCCGCAGCAGCCGGGTGATCTGCCGCCGCAGGAGAAGCTGAAGGAGCTGCTCCTGTTCTCGGTCTCGGATCAGTACTTCGCGCTGCGGCAGCAGCTCGGCATCGCGATCGGCGGCGAGTAA